From the Solanum lycopersicum chromosome 10, SLM_r2.1 genome, one window contains:
- the LOC101251136 gene encoding endochitinase, with product MRRTSKLTTFSLLFSLVLLSAALAQNCGSQGGGKVCASGQCCSKFGWCGNTNDHCGSGNCQSQCPGGGPGPGPVTGGDLGSIISNSMFDQMLKHRNENSCQGKNNFYSYNAFITAARSFPGFGTSGDINARKREIAAFFAQTSHETTGGWPSAPDGPFAWGYCFLRERGNPGDYCSPSSQWPCAPGRKYFGRGPIQISHNYNYGPCGRAIGVDLLNNPDLVATDPVISFKTAIWFWMTPQSPKPSCHDVIIGRWNPSAGDRSANRLPGFGVITNIINGGLECGRGNDNRVQDRIGFYRRYCGILGVSTGDNLDCGNQRPFGS from the exons ATGAGGCGAACTTCTAAATTGACTACTTTTTCTTTGCTGTTTTCTCTGGTTTTGCTGAGTGCTGCCTTGGCACAGAATTGTGGTTCACAGGGCGGAGGCAAAGTTTGTGCGTCGGGACAATGTTGCAGCAAATTCGGGTGGTGCGGTAACACTAATGACCATTGTGGTTCTGGCAATTGTCAAAGTCAGTGTCCAGGTGGCGGCCCTGGTCCTGGTCCTGTTACTGGTGGGGACCTCGGAAGCATCATCTCAAATTCTATGTTTGATCAAATGCTTAAGCATCGTAACGAAAATTCTTGTCAAGGAAAGAATAATTTCTACAGTTACAATGCCTTTATTACTGCTGCTAGGTCTTTTCCTGGCTTTGGTACAAGTGGTGATATCAATGCCCGTAAAAGGGAAATTGCTGCTTTCTTTGCCCAAACCTCCCATGAAACTACTG GAGGATGGCCTTCCGCACCTGATGGACCATTCGCATGGGGTTACTGTTTCCTTAGAGAACGAGGTAACCCCGGTGACTACTGTTCACCAAGTAGTCAATGGCCTTGTGCACCTGGAAGGAAATATTTCGGACGAGGCCCAATCCAAATTTCACA CAACTACAACTATGGGCCATGTGGAAGAGCCATCGGAGTGGACCTTTTAAACAATCCTGATTTAGTAGCCACAGACCCAGTCATCTCATTCAAGACTGCTATCTGGTTCTGGATGACCCCTCAATCACCAAAGCCTTCTTGCCACGATGTCATCATTGGAAGATGGAACCCATCTGCCGGTGACCGATCAGCCAATCGTCTTCCTGGATTTGGTGTCATCACAAACATCATCAATGGGGGCCTAGAATGTGGTCGTGGTAATGACAACAGGGTACAAGATCGAATTGGATTTTACAGGAGGTATTGCGGAATTCTTGGAGTTAGTACTGGTGACAATCTTGATTGCGGCAACCAAAGGCCTTTTGGCAGCTAA